One Corynebacterium yudongzhengii DNA window includes the following coding sequences:
- a CDS encoding TetR/AcrR family transcriptional regulator produces the protein MKTIHSTDRPVDGRTTRWDEHRRQRKKELSRAALRAIRKKGAHVGMGEIAEEAGTSKTVYYRHFGDRAGLWSALTDRTVDFIIHRLSLDETTNLAGDEIVAKLADAYLTLVERDPEIYEFVSAGPGPTSDTDITDPVVHVTSRIGIQLAAYLRRIGYDDRAEVFAQAIVGAIWAAADRWVANDRRRSKAEVVAQLHELFQPGLTLPPT, from the coding sequence ATGAAGACGATCCACTCCACCGACCGTCCCGTCGACGGACGCACCACCCGCTGGGACGAGCACCGCCGACAGCGCAAGAAGGAGCTGTCCCGGGCGGCGCTGCGGGCGATCCGCAAGAAGGGCGCCCACGTCGGCATGGGGGAGATCGCGGAGGAAGCCGGCACCTCGAAAACCGTCTACTACCGGCACTTCGGGGACCGCGCCGGACTGTGGTCGGCGCTGACCGACCGCACCGTGGACTTCATCATTCACCGCCTGAGCCTGGATGAGACGACGAACTTAGCGGGCGACGAGATCGTCGCCAAGCTCGCCGATGCCTACCTCACCCTCGTCGAGCGCGACCCGGAAATCTACGAGTTCGTCAGCGCCGGGCCCGGGCCCACCTCCGACACGGACATCACCGATCCCGTGGTGCACGTGACCTCGCGCATCGGCATCCAGCTGGCTGCCTACCTGCGCCGGATCGGCTACGACGACCGCGCCGAGGTCTTCGCCCAAGCCATCGTGGGCGCGATCTGGGCCGCCGCCGATCGCTGGGTGGCCAACGACCGCCGCCGATCCAAAGCTGAGGTCGTCGCCCAACTCCACGAACTTTTCCAACCCGGCCTCACACTGCCACCCACCTAG